Proteins from a genomic interval of Vreelandella profundi:
- a CDS encoding globin domain-containing protein — protein MLTPAQEDIIQMTAPVVAEHLNAIAQRLYPLMFERYPQVKPLFNSTHQKNGGQPRALAGMILAYVQLRQSPQKARETLEIVVNKHVALDIQPDQYPIVGECLMAAIGEVLGDAVTPEIADAWSGLYQELADVLIDMEKQRYNTFEQQPGGWRGTRRFRIAQTKQESSVIRSFILEPEDGKEVAAHLPGQYIGVKLFINGEPVYRHYSLSDVPNGRSYRLSIKREDHGVASRHFHDQLSVGDTIELLPPAGELILAGDNEPLLLISGGVGQTPLLPIAKQALKLGRNVTYLHAALDIEHHAFGDALAELRTFYPEQLNTVTIYENQAGGDHQGRVNNALLAKYVSPKARCYFVGPHAFMALVNQELERLGVPASMRHFEHFGPAEALNAA, from the coding sequence ATGTTGACTCCTGCACAAGAAGACATTATTCAAATGACTGCTCCTGTAGTGGCTGAGCATCTGAACGCCATTGCTCAGCGTTTATATCCGCTTATGTTTGAGCGCTACCCTCAGGTAAAACCATTATTTAACTCGACACATCAAAAAAATGGCGGCCAGCCTCGCGCGCTAGCAGGCATGATATTGGCCTATGTTCAACTGCGCCAATCGCCCCAGAAAGCGCGTGAAACCTTAGAAATAGTGGTCAATAAACATGTCGCCTTGGACATTCAGCCGGATCAGTATCCTATTGTCGGTGAGTGCTTAATGGCGGCCATTGGCGAGGTGCTTGGAGATGCCGTTACGCCCGAAATAGCCGATGCGTGGAGTGGGTTGTATCAGGAGCTGGCTGATGTCCTGATAGACATGGAAAAGCAGCGATATAACACCTTTGAACAGCAGCCCGGGGGGTGGCGTGGCACGCGCCGTTTTCGGATTGCGCAAACCAAGCAGGAAAGCAGCGTCATTCGTTCATTCATTTTAGAACCTGAAGACGGTAAAGAAGTCGCCGCCCATCTACCAGGGCAGTATATTGGTGTGAAGCTGTTTATCAACGGGGAGCCGGTTTATCGGCATTACAGCCTTTCAGATGTACCCAATGGCCGCTCTTACCGGCTTTCCATCAAACGCGAGGACCATGGTGTTGCTAGTCGACACTTTCACGATCAGCTGAGTGTCGGTGACACCATTGAGCTGCTGCCTCCCGCGGGTGAGTTGATCTTGGCCGGTGATAACGAGCCGCTGCTGTTGATTAGCGGCGGTGTTGGTCAAACGCCCTTGCTGCCAATTGCTAAGCAGGCGCTTAAGTTAGGCAGAAACGTCACCTATTTGCATGCCGCATTAGATATTGAACATCACGCGTTCGGCGATGCACTGGCCGAGCTGCGCACGTTCTACCCTGAGCAGCTAAATACGGTGACTATTTACGAAAATCAGGCGGGCGGTGATCATCAAGGCCGAGTCAACAACGCGCTGCTAGCTAAATATGTGTCACCAAAGGCCCGCTGCTATTTCGTCGGTCCGCATGCCTTTATGGCGCTGGTCAATCAAGAGTTGGAGCGGTTAGGTGTGCCGGCATCAATGCGTCACTTTGAGCACTTTGGGCCGGCTGAAGCGTTAAATGCGGCTTAA
- a CDS encoding DUF6694 family lipoprotein, protein MPASVVSVENVRESLPVYKRNDFDKALIIIATATFGGIDILNPQRMNAAEIAELANAQMHGLTGDEVIQRADEILRERRSREREQAIRTLSRLQEKQAKAASYKEQLARFSIDEARFYISESPYGAPEPVIDLKMTNGTAQALSQLSLRGVVMSPGRETPWVDETFYYIIAGGIEAGETQSLSLAPNRFGPWGNVQIPDSATLTISVEGARGQDDQTLWDSSDLTASEAERLARLRDQYGDTVSAAK, encoded by the coding sequence ATGCCAGCGTCAGTGGTTTCTGTCGAAAACGTGCGTGAATCGCTGCCCGTTTATAAGCGAAACGATTTTGATAAAGCGCTGATCATCATTGCTACCGCGACCTTCGGTGGTATCGATATTCTCAACCCGCAGCGTATGAATGCCGCTGAAATTGCTGAGTTAGCGAATGCTCAAATGCATGGGCTGACGGGAGACGAAGTCATTCAGCGTGCTGATGAGATACTGCGAGAGCGGCGCTCAAGAGAACGCGAGCAGGCCATTCGAACATTATCCCGCCTTCAAGAAAAGCAGGCGAAAGCAGCAAGCTATAAAGAACAGCTAGCGCGTTTTAGCATTGATGAAGCTCGATTTTATATCAGCGAGAGCCCTTATGGCGCTCCTGAGCCTGTTATTGATCTTAAAATGACCAATGGTACCGCCCAGGCCTTATCGCAGCTTTCCCTGAGGGGCGTTGTGATGAGTCCAGGCCGGGAAACGCCCTGGGTCGATGAAACCTTCTATTACATCATTGCCGGTGGTATTGAGGCGGGAGAAACTCAGTCGCTGAGCCTTGCGCCTAACCGGTTTGGGCCATGGGGGAACGTTCAGATTCCTGATAGCGCGACGCTAACGATCAGCGTGGAGGGTGCGCGCGGCCAAGATGATCAGACGCTGTGGGATTCCTCTGATTTGACTGCTAGTGAAGCAGAGAGGCTAGCGCGCTTGCGTGACCAGTATGGAGATACCGTGTCCGCAGCAAAGTAA
- a CDS encoding sulfite exporter TauE/SafE family protein, with product MLIAFITLLIAGIVKGAIGSGVPVIVVPILTMLYDVQLAIAILIAPNLFSNAIQIWQYRHDLLPLRFLAVFSIAGGLGILLGTWGLVILSPDMLSLGVACAIVMYLVIKLTRRHFTLSFDTAKRVVIPAGLMAGILQGAAGMSAPASVTFLNAMQLERRVFIGSISVFFVAITSVQMPALIATGILTWERFLLSMAALMVLLITMPFGASLGKRLPHRWFDNLIMLLLATIACKIFVDTLIIR from the coding sequence ATGCTAATTGCGTTTATTACGTTGTTAATTGCTGGAATCGTCAAAGGCGCGATAGGGTCAGGTGTCCCGGTTATTGTCGTACCTATTCTCACAATGCTTTACGACGTGCAGCTCGCTATCGCGATTCTGATTGCGCCTAACCTGTTTAGTAATGCCATACAGATATGGCAATACCGCCATGACTTATTGCCGCTTCGTTTTTTAGCGGTTTTTTCTATCGCCGGCGGCTTGGGCATCCTATTGGGTACTTGGGGGCTAGTCATATTATCGCCAGACATGCTGTCACTCGGCGTGGCCTGTGCGATTGTCATGTATCTCGTCATTAAATTGACCAGGCGCCACTTCACACTCTCTTTTGATACAGCTAAACGCGTGGTTATTCCTGCAGGGCTAATGGCAGGCATTCTTCAAGGCGCAGCCGGCATGTCGGCACCAGCCTCGGTGACTTTTCTTAATGCGATGCAGCTTGAACGACGCGTATTTATTGGCTCAATATCGGTTTTCTTTGTCGCGATTACCAGTGTTCAAATGCCGGCACTGATTGCCACTGGCATTCTCACATGGGAGCGCTTCCTGCTTAGCATGGCCGCCTTGATGGTTCTGCTAATCACCATGCCGTTTGGTGCAAGCTTAGGCAAACGTCTGCCTCACCGCTGGTTCGACAATCTTATCATGCTGCTTCTTGCCACTATCGCATGCAAAATTTTTGTTGATACCTTGATCATCCGATAG
- the ppnN gene encoding nucleotide 5'-monophosphate nucleosidase PpnN, with the protein MTANVQPRATLSSIISPEGSLEVLSQHEVNRLHSTSQNGLHDLLRRCALAVLNCGNPTDDSLAILEAYKDFDIEVLQQDRGIRLKLTNAPAEAFVDGRMIRGIREHLSSIIRDIVYVYNEIQHHNRFDLSTGEGTTNAVFHILRKAGTLKPGRDPSLVVCWGGHSISREEYEYTKDVGYHLGLRDLDICTGCGPGAMKGPMKGANVAHAKQRRKEGRYLGISEPGIIAAEAPNPIVNELVVMPDIEKRLEAFVRLGHGIIVFPGGVGTAEEILYLLGILLHPSNKDIPFPLIFSGPADSAAYFQKIDEFLVYTLGEDIRRYYTIITGDPVAVARSMRQGIDEIAEFRRAHHDAFYYNWRLTIARDFQAPFEPTHEAMRALALHRQQPTHELAANLRRAFSGIVAGNVKEPGIRAIKAHGPFELTAEPELMQRLDELLTSFVAQGRMKLDGQPYTPCYVLK; encoded by the coding sequence ATGACCGCAAACGTTCAACCTCGCGCCACCCTTTCGAGCATCATTTCCCCTGAGGGAAGCCTCGAAGTACTTTCTCAACATGAAGTAAACCGACTGCATAGCACGTCTCAAAACGGTCTGCATGATCTGCTCAGACGCTGTGCGCTGGCAGTGCTGAATTGCGGCAATCCTACCGACGATAGCTTGGCTATTTTAGAAGCCTACAAAGATTTCGATATTGAGGTATTGCAACAAGATCGCGGCATTCGCCTAAAGCTGACTAATGCGCCAGCAGAAGCCTTTGTCGACGGCCGTATGATTCGCGGTATTCGCGAACATCTGTCGTCGATTATTCGCGACATTGTGTACGTCTATAATGAGATTCAGCACCATAACCGCTTCGACCTGAGCACTGGCGAAGGCACCACTAACGCGGTTTTTCATATTTTACGCAAAGCAGGCACGTTAAAGCCCGGCCGCGACCCAAGTTTAGTCGTCTGCTGGGGCGGCCACTCCATTTCGCGCGAAGAATACGAATACACAAAAGATGTTGGCTACCATCTGGGCCTACGCGACTTAGATATTTGCACCGGCTGCGGGCCTGGCGCCATGAAAGGGCCGATGAAAGGCGCGAACGTTGCACATGCGAAACAGCGGCGTAAAGAAGGACGTTATTTAGGCATTTCAGAGCCCGGCATTATCGCGGCCGAAGCGCCTAATCCTATCGTCAATGAATTAGTCGTAATGCCGGATATTGAAAAACGCTTAGAGGCCTTTGTGCGCCTGGGGCATGGCATCATCGTTTTCCCTGGGGGCGTGGGCACCGCAGAGGAAATTCTCTATTTACTGGGCATTCTGCTGCATCCCAGCAACAAAGATATTCCTTTCCCGTTAATTTTTAGCGGCCCTGCTGATTCCGCGGCCTACTTCCAAAAAATAGACGAGTTTTTAGTCTACACCCTCGGCGAGGATATCCGTCGCTACTACACCATTATTACCGGGGATCCGGTCGCCGTTGCGCGCAGCATGCGCCAAGGTATCGATGAAATTGCTGAATTCCGGCGCGCGCATCATGACGCTTTCTACTACAACTGGCGCCTGACGATTGCACGTGACTTTCAAGCGCCCTTCGAACCTACCCATGAAGCAATGCGCGCCCTAGCACTGCATCGCCAACAGCCTACTCACGAGCTGGCAGCCAATCTGCGCCGCGCTTTTTCAGGGATTGTGGCTGGCAACGTAAAAGAACCCGGTATTCGTGCAATTAAAGCCCACGGCCCCTTCGAGCTGACAGCTGAACCTGAGTTGATGCAACGCCTTGATGAGCTATTGACCTCCTTTGTCGCTCAGGGTCGTATGAAACTTGACGGGCAGCCCTATACGCCCTGCTATGTGTTGAAGTAA